Proteins from one Gilliamella sp. ESL0443 genomic window:
- a CDS encoding ATP-binding cassette domain-containing protein: protein MNPILKVRNLSKRFKIPKGLFGHLQIDAVKPLSFSLNEGKTLAIIGQNGSGKSTLAKMLVGMIKPDSGDIWIDGNKVEYGDFVHRSQLIRMIFQHVESSFDPRLRIGQLLEIPLKRNSNYSALEREKLISDVLKQVGLLPEHASYYPSVMAAGQKQRVALARALILKPKVIILDEALAALDISMRSQIVNLMLSLQEEQNISYVYVTQDIGMMKHISDQILVMHNGDLVEYGNTAEVLASPLSEITQKLINSYFGEALTADTWRTDTRII from the coding sequence ATGAACCCAATATTAAAAGTCCGAAATTTATCAAAACGATTTAAAATTCCTAAAGGGCTCTTTGGTCATTTACAAATTGATGCAGTTAAACCATTGTCGTTCTCGCTCAACGAAGGTAAAACACTCGCCATTATAGGACAAAATGGTTCAGGAAAATCGACACTAGCCAAAATGCTGGTGGGTATGATAAAACCAGATAGTGGGGATATTTGGATTGACGGTAATAAAGTTGAATATGGTGATTTTGTCCATCGGTCACAACTTATTAGAATGATATTTCAACATGTTGAAAGCTCTTTTGACCCAAGACTTCGTATTGGTCAATTACTTGAAATTCCACTTAAACGCAATAGCAATTATAGCGCTCTTGAACGAGAAAAATTGATTAGTGATGTTTTAAAACAAGTAGGCTTACTGCCTGAACATGCTTCTTATTATCCATCAGTGATGGCAGCGGGGCAAAAACAACGCGTCGCATTGGCTAGGGCCTTAATTCTGAAACCCAAAGTTATTATTCTCGATGAAGCTTTAGCTGCGTTAGATATTTCAATGCGTTCACAGATTGTTAATTTGATGTTGTCTTTACAAGAAGAACAGAATATTTCTTATGTCTATGTAACACAAGATATTGGTATGATGAAACATATCAGTGACCAAATTTTAGTTATGCATAATGGTGATTTAGTTGAATATGGTAATACTGCTGAAGTCTTAGCTTCGCCATTAAGCGAAATCACACAAAAACTGATTAATAGCTATTTTGGTGAGGCTTTAACCGCAGATACTTGGCGGACCGATACTCGAATCATTTAA
- a CDS encoding ABC transporter permease subunit — translation MSRIILLGKRINSCFQRLHSNLYLIISFYGVLAIAFIALSTKWLFHAHLNPIYATSLPPAWWPNGDINHILGTTDQGQDIFDYLLIGYRSTISMTLKAVFYVIIIGGVINYLMFFVSFIRPFILFIFRFFMVVPPLLGVIVISLLLEDDITNILIVIGLSYSPRFIYNIHQRVIKEWNKTYITAYRLDGLSSFSILNHYIIPNILPVYLAEIVSLFGSVILAITTITFLGFANDFSRPDLGMMMFKMKDMMDVNLLAFLAPGIAVSTTITLVYLFNFGLFGQRVGH, via the coding sequence ATGTCTAGGATAATTTTGTTAGGTAAGCGAATAAATTCATGTTTCCAAAGACTTCATAGCAATTTATACCTGATCATAAGTTTTTATGGGGTTTTAGCAATTGCTTTTATTGCATTATCAACCAAATGGCTTTTCCATGCTCACTTGAACCCTATCTATGCAACTTCATTGCCTCCTGCTTGGTGGCCTAATGGAGATATTAATCACATATTAGGAACAACTGATCAAGGGCAAGATATTTTTGATTACTTATTAATTGGTTATCGGTCAACCATTTCAATGACTTTAAAAGCGGTTTTTTATGTCATCATAATCGGTGGAGTGATTAACTATTTAATGTTTTTTGTTTCATTTATTAGGCCTTTTATTTTATTTATTTTTAGATTTTTTATGGTCGTTCCGCCATTACTTGGTGTAATTGTTATTAGCTTGTTATTGGAAGATGATATTACCAATATTTTAATTGTGATTGGTTTATCCTATTCACCGCGCTTCATTTATAATATCCATCAACGTGTTATTAAGGAATGGAATAAAACCTATATTACTGCGTATCGACTCGATGGATTATCCTCATTTTCTATCTTAAATCATTATATTATCCCTAATATTTTACCCGTTTATTTGGCTGAAATTGTTTCATTATTTGGTTCAGTTATTTTAGCGATAACAACAATTACCTTTTTGGGTTTTGCTAATGATTTTTCTCGGCCAGATTTAGGCATGATGATGTTTAAGATGAAAGATATGATGGATGTTAATTTGCTTGCTTTTTTAGCTCCGGGTATTGCTGTGTCTACTACAATTACTTTGGTTTATTTATTCAATTTTGGATTATTTGGCCAGCGAGTAGGACATTAA
- a CDS encoding ABC transporter permease subunit, with translation MIIYILKKIVTFSFIICVLAQISFCLVYFDPQSIFSDLTFVDAYNAFFKQLLQGQFRLASGETLPFLDTLLTTFELCILALLVALLIGLPLGIFLGLSNINWLNTTIRLGCLIFYSCPIVMLATIVMFYLSSTMPISMNFDIAPSVTGSSLLDILISSRPDKFTALLDQLHYLLLPTIILAIQPSIMTIQLVSENVKNTSRQNYIKMAIIRERSPFKVLRRHLLPNSIPATIPQLTYNTTTLLFLTMVIEILFNRVGLGQWVMMAYRNHNYFIIAIAILACGTVISLLTLLGEITAIAIYPLRHKEHYV, from the coding sequence ATGATTATCTATATTTTAAAAAAAATTGTGACGTTTTCATTTATTATCTGCGTACTTGCTCAGATCAGCTTCTGTCTGGTCTATTTCGATCCTCAATCTATTTTTAGTGATTTAACTTTTGTTGATGCCTATAATGCTTTTTTTAAACAATTACTACAAGGTCAATTTAGGTTAGCATCAGGTGAAACTTTACCGTTTTTAGATACCTTATTAACAACGTTTGAACTTTGTATTTTAGCATTGCTTGTAGCTTTACTTATTGGATTACCTTTGGGTATTTTTCTAGGTTTAAGTAATATAAATTGGTTGAATACTACCATTCGTTTAGGCTGTTTAATCTTTTATTCTTGCCCGATTGTTATGCTCGCAACAATTGTAATGTTTTATCTTTCCTCGACAATGCCGATTTCAATGAACTTTGATATCGCACCATCAGTAACCGGTAGTTCTTTGCTAGATATTTTAATTTCATCAAGGCCAGATAAATTCACTGCATTGTTAGATCAGCTTCACTATTTACTTTTGCCAACAATTATTTTAGCTATTCAACCAAGTATTATGACCATTCAACTAGTTAGTGAAAATGTCAAAAATACTTCAAGACAAAATTATATTAAAATGGCAATTATCCGGGAACGTTCACCGTTTAAAGTGTTACGTCGACATTTATTACCAAATTCAATTCCGGCAACAATTCCACAATTGACATATAACACCACGACTTTATTATTTTTAACTATGGTTATTGAAATTTTATTCAATCGAGTTGGTTTAGGCCAATGGGTGATGATGGCTTATCGTAACCATAATTATTTTATTATTGCGATAGCAATTCTTGCGTGTGGAACAGTAATTAGTTTATTGACTTTATTAGGTGAGATAACAGCTATCGCTATTTATCCATTACGTCATAAGGAACATTATGTCTAG
- a CDS encoding GNAT family N-acetyltransferase, whose translation MNFRLISCSDIPAYQQLLHRAYQATSQLGIHFAAATVEPEEIIHHIDSNAVYIIEKDNKLISTLSIRFPWGNNPGPYGLPHLGWFATDPIYKGQGYGNALWDWVEKEVLINQLKLPAVTLGTAANHPWLANIYRKKGYQQIGQVNLTSDHTTLYFEKILNHKNYSEWKKRSHQ comes from the coding sequence ATGAATTTTCGCTTAATCAGCTGTTCCGATATTCCAGCATATCAACAATTATTGCACCGAGCATATCAAGCTACGTCACAGTTAGGCATTCATTTTGCAGCAGCTACTGTCGAACCTGAAGAAATAATTCATCATATTGATTCGAATGCAGTTTATATAATAGAAAAGGACAATAAATTAATATCAACCTTAAGCATACGTTTTCCATGGGGAAATAACCCAGGACCTTATGGATTACCACATTTAGGCTGGTTTGCAACAGATCCAATTTATAAAGGACAAGGCTATGGTAATGCTTTATGGGATTGGGTTGAAAAAGAAGTTTTAATTAACCAACTTAAGCTTCCCGCCGTAACTTTAGGTACAGCAGCCAATCATCCATGGCTAGCCAATATATATCGCAAAAAAGGATATCAACAAATAGGGCAAGTAAATTTAACCAGTGATCACACTACCCTTTATTTTGAAAAAATATTAAATCACAAAAACTATTCCGAATGGAAAAAGAGGAGTCATCAATAA
- a CDS encoding amino acid aminotransferase: protein MFEYLLAAPADPILGLADLYNKDERTNKINLSVGVYKDETTKTPILESVKKAEHLILNDEITKSYLPIDGLNSFNNATQILLFGTENQRARTAQAPGGTGALRIMADFLSRRTKVKRVWISNPSWPNHRSVFQTAGLEVREYRYYNPLTRDLDFDGLMTDLSQVVAGDAVLFHGCCHNPTGIDPTPEQWQAISELALKNGWLPLFDLAYQGFGQGIEEDVYGLRLFANNQPELLIASSYSKNFGLYNERVGAFTLIAADSEIADRAFSQVKTIIRANYSNPPAHGAKIVSYILNNDELKEEWLDELTSMRQRIHRMRQLFVKTLQDKSANKDFSFIAKQNGMFSFSGLSEEQVIKLRDEYGIYMVNSGRINVAGMTIDNMSRLCESIVEVL from the coding sequence ATGTTTGAATATTTATTAGCAGCGCCTGCAGATCCCATTTTAGGTTTAGCGGATCTTTATAACAAGGATGAACGCACTAACAAAATCAATTTAAGTGTTGGTGTTTATAAAGACGAGACGACCAAAACACCTATTTTAGAAAGTGTAAAAAAAGCTGAGCATCTGATTTTAAATGATGAAATCACAAAAAGTTATTTACCAATTGATGGTCTTAACTCATTTAATAATGCTACCCAAATTCTACTATTTGGTACTGAAAATCAACGAGCTAGAACAGCGCAAGCACCTGGAGGCACTGGTGCATTACGAATTATGGCTGATTTTTTATCTCGACGTACCAAAGTAAAACGAGTATGGATAAGTAATCCATCTTGGCCTAATCATCGTAGCGTATTTCAAACAGCAGGCTTAGAAGTTCGTGAATACCGTTACTATAATCCATTAACGCGAGACCTAGATTTTGATGGTTTAATGACTGATTTAAGTCAAGTTGTCGCTGGTGATGCGGTGCTATTTCATGGCTGCTGCCACAATCCAACTGGTATCGATCCAACGCCTGAACAATGGCAAGCTATTTCGGAATTAGCGTTAAAAAACGGTTGGTTACCACTATTCGACTTAGCTTATCAAGGATTTGGACAAGGAATAGAAGAAGATGTATATGGACTTAGACTATTTGCCAATAACCAACCAGAACTCCTAATTGCTAGTTCTTACTCAAAAAACTTTGGACTTTATAATGAACGTGTTGGGGCATTTACTTTAATTGCTGCTGATAGCGAAATTGCCGATCGAGCATTTAGTCAAGTAAAAACTATTATTAGAGCCAATTACTCTAATCCACCCGCACATGGAGCTAAAATTGTCTCTTATATTTTAAATAATGATGAACTAAAAGAAGAATGGCTTGATGAATTAACCAGCATGCGCCAACGCATTCATCGTATGCGCCAGTTATTTGTAAAAACACTACAAGATAAAAGTGCTAACAAAGACTTCAGCTTTATTGCTAAACAAAATGGGATGTTTTCATTTAGTGGATTAAGTGAAGAACAGGTAATAAAATTGCGTGATGAGTATGGCATCTATATGGTCAATTCAGGTCGTATCAATGTTGCGGGAATGACTATCGATAATATGTCTAGACTTTGTGAATCAATTGTCGAAGTATTATAA
- the metA gene encoding homoserine O-succinyltransferase, whose translation MPICIPDSLPAVDVLRNENVFVMTSTRANTQEIRPLKLLFLNLMPKKIETENQFLRLLSNSSLQVNIQLLRIDQRESKNTPVEHLNSFYCDFEDIREQNFDGLIITGAPLGKVAFSDVVYWPKLAEIITWAKDHVTSTMFVCWAVQAALNVLYDMPKFTRSQKLSGVYQHQIIQPNALLTRGFDDTFLAPHSRNADFPIDKIKSYTDLTILAESDLTGPYLMATADKRMAFVTGHPEYDSFTLANEYNRDLKAGINPEIPYNYFPENNPNLTPKATWRSHAYLLFSNWLNYYVYQLTPFDLTTRNLTID comes from the coding sequence ATGCCTATATGTATTCCAGATTCATTACCGGCAGTAGATGTGTTACGTAATGAAAATGTATTTGTGATGACTTCAACTCGTGCTAATACTCAAGAAATTCGTCCACTAAAGCTTCTCTTCTTAAATTTAATGCCTAAAAAGATCGAAACTGAAAATCAGTTTTTACGTTTGCTTTCCAATTCATCTTTACAAGTCAATATTCAACTCTTGCGTATTGATCAACGTGAATCCAAAAATACCCCTGTAGAGCATTTAAATAGCTTTTATTGTGATTTTGAAGATATTCGTGAGCAGAATTTTGATGGTCTTATCATAACTGGCGCACCATTAGGTAAAGTCGCATTTTCAGATGTAGTGTATTGGCCAAAATTAGCTGAAATAATTACTTGGGCTAAAGATCATGTTACTTCAACAATGTTTGTTTGCTGGGCTGTACAAGCTGCATTAAATGTACTCTATGATATGCCAAAATTTACTCGCTCACAAAAATTGTCAGGCGTCTATCAACATCAAATCATACAACCTAATGCACTTTTAACTCGAGGTTTTGACGATACTTTTTTAGCGCCACATTCACGTAATGCTGATTTTCCAATAGATAAAATTAAAAGTTATACTGATTTGACGATTTTAGCTGAATCAGATTTAACCGGTCCATATTTGATGGCAACTGCTGATAAACGTATGGCTTTTGTAACAGGGCATCCAGAATATGACTCCTTCACCTTAGCTAATGAATATAATCGAGATTTGAAAGCTGGAATAAATCCGGAAATTCCTTACAACTATTTTCCTGAAAATAACCCAAATTTAACGCCCAAAGCCACATGGCGAAGCCATGCTTATTTATTATTTAGTAACTGGCTCAATTATTATGTTTATCAATTAACACCATTTGATTTAACAACTCGCAATTTGACAATTGATTAA
- the syd gene encoding SecY-interacting protein — MNEYLSMELPEKIALTDFTHRWIAQFDGVPQSEELHSLPSPCIIKTENLTVYWQPYLLIPPRNLTIVEQVINIKIHQSAHIYYGTQYAANMAAKFADIDVILLQPWSDDDFSNLEQNLIAHLSQQKKLKRHPTLFIGSTNKDTEIIAINNLTAEIVKEDLITGQLITLAPDLKSFLEKLEIES; from the coding sequence ATGAACGAATATTTATCTATGGAATTACCTGAAAAAATTGCCTTAACTGATTTTACCCATCGTTGGATTGCTCAATTTGATGGTGTACCCCAAAGTGAAGAGTTACATTCATTACCTTCTCCTTGTATTATAAAAACCGAAAATCTTACTGTTTATTGGCAGCCTTATTTACTTATTCCACCAAGAAATTTAACCATCGTTGAACAAGTAATTAATATAAAAATACATCAAAGCGCTCATATTTATTATGGGACACAATATGCGGCTAATATGGCTGCAAAGTTTGCCGATATTGATGTAATTTTACTTCAACCATGGAGTGATGACGACTTCTCTAATTTAGAGCAGAATTTAATTGCGCATTTATCACAGCAAAAAAAATTAAAACGCCATCCGACTCTTTTTATTGGCTCAACTAATAAGGACACTGAAATTATTGCAATAAATAATTTAACTGCTGAAATTGTTAAAGAAGATTTAATAACAGGACAATTAATCACATTAGCACCTGATTTAAAATCATTTCTTGAAAAACTTGAAATTGAAAGTTAA
- the rne gene encoding ribonuclease E: protein MKRMLINATQQEELRVALVDGQRLYDLDIESLGHEQKKANIYKGKITKINPSLEAAFVSYGGERDGFLPLKEIAESYFPSNISGRRSIKHLQEGQEVLIQIEKEIRGKKGAALTTYISLAGSYLVLMPNDPRAGGVSRRIEGEERADLKRVIDALEKPKGMGVIARTAGVGKSQEELQQDLNALVNYWTAIQNESKNHPAPSLIHKESDIITRAFRDYLRDDVGDILIDNPKVLEIAKKRLADLGRVEYVSRLKLYEGDVPLFNHFQIEGQIESAFQREVRLPSGGSIVIDATEALTAIDINSAKSIRGSDIEETAFNTNLEAAEEIARQLRLRDLGGLIVIDFIDMTPIRNQREVENRLKEAMKTDRARIQTTRISRFGLLEMSRQRLSPSLREATHHICPRCQGTGTVRDNNSLSLSILRLIQEEAMKDNTVQIDVIVPVPIASYLLNEKRRAINNIERMHPDVKIVIAGDEEMETPLYKVIRKRSGEETDVLSYNLPKLIRELEEEEEDQVAELVVEQAVLSGPKVEASKASKAKSEPKKVEKSSGLFGGLFKKIRQLFVSEKVEPKPEVKPQSNKKRDNQRSNNRRQRNNRNNSAANNNVATDEVKETTRSNRRTKQNNNSSNAANNIKADKVVNEAAQPPKQKEAKPRRQQRALTKSVRVKNSDVPAQAEKVCIPTLLLPIIVPETGDNAVTNDSQPKRQRRTSRHLRMNTPRTKRRGKNSELKQSAMPLQFAAASLELALGRVSVDYSQVSHDESLNAVPVIPSLLLPIVIKDDVDIAKNVVASESQSNITTQANIEKSPTTQVTTESTADPAAGYSSSIMTKAPAPDYVESDSGIKTREELDYRYDGKGNAGGLSAQDHAYAAASKPVIPE, encoded by the coding sequence ATGAAAAGAATGCTAATCAATGCAACCCAGCAAGAAGAGCTGCGAGTTGCCCTTGTTGATGGCCAACGCTTGTATGATTTAGATATCGAAAGCCTTGGTCACGAACAAAAAAAAGCCAATATTTATAAAGGCAAAATCACTAAAATCAATCCTAGTTTAGAAGCCGCTTTTGTTTCATATGGTGGTGAGCGAGATGGTTTTTTACCATTAAAAGAGATCGCAGAAAGCTATTTCCCTTCAAATATTTCTGGCCGGCGTAGTATTAAACATCTGCAAGAAGGCCAAGAAGTCCTTATCCAAATTGAAAAAGAGATTCGTGGTAAAAAAGGTGCTGCTTTAACGACTTATATTAGTTTAGCCGGTAGCTATTTAGTATTAATGCCAAATGACCCAAGAGCAGGTGGGGTTTCGCGCCGTATTGAGGGAGAAGAGCGTGCAGATCTAAAAAGAGTTATCGATGCGCTAGAAAAACCAAAGGGCATGGGTGTAATAGCTAGAACAGCGGGTGTGGGTAAAAGCCAAGAAGAGTTACAACAGGATTTAAATGCGTTAGTTAATTATTGGACAGCGATTCAAAATGAGTCAAAAAATCATCCAGCACCAAGCTTAATTCATAAAGAAAGTGACATTATTACTCGAGCATTTCGTGATTATTTACGTGATGATGTGGGTGATATTCTTATTGATAATCCTAAAGTACTTGAAATTGCAAAAAAACGATTAGCTGATTTAGGTCGTGTTGAGTATGTTAGTCGTCTTAAACTTTATGAAGGTGATGTACCATTATTTAATCATTTTCAAATCGAAGGTCAGATTGAATCGGCATTCCAACGGGAAGTTCGCTTACCATCTGGTGGTTCGATTGTTATTGATGCAACTGAAGCATTAACTGCGATCGATATTAACTCAGCTAAATCTATTCGTGGTAGCGATATTGAAGAGACTGCATTTAATACTAATCTTGAAGCGGCAGAAGAGATTGCTCGCCAATTGCGGTTACGTGATTTAGGTGGCTTGATTGTCATCGACTTTATTGATATGACGCCAATTCGTAATCAACGTGAAGTGGAAAATCGCTTAAAAGAAGCGATGAAAACCGATCGAGCAAGAATCCAAACCACTCGTATTTCCCGTTTTGGTTTGCTTGAAATGTCTCGTCAACGTTTAAGCCCATCTCTACGTGAAGCAACTCATCATATATGTCCTCGTTGTCAAGGAACAGGTACAGTTCGTGATAATAATTCATTATCACTTTCAATTCTTCGCTTAATTCAAGAAGAGGCGATGAAAGATAATACGGTTCAAATTGATGTGATTGTGCCAGTGCCAATTGCTAGTTATTTGCTTAACGAAAAGCGTCGTGCGATTAATAATATCGAAAGAATGCATCCGGATGTTAAAATCGTCATTGCTGGCGATGAAGAAATGGAAACACCACTTTATAAAGTGATTCGTAAACGTAGTGGTGAAGAGACAGATGTATTAAGCTACAATTTACCTAAACTAATCCGTGAGCTTGAAGAGGAAGAAGAAGATCAAGTCGCTGAATTAGTGGTAGAGCAAGCTGTATTATCAGGTCCTAAAGTAGAAGCGAGTAAAGCATCTAAAGCGAAAAGTGAACCGAAAAAAGTTGAAAAATCTAGTGGCTTATTTGGTGGTTTATTTAAGAAAATTCGTCAGTTATTTGTTTCAGAAAAGGTAGAACCTAAACCAGAAGTTAAGCCTCAATCAAATAAAAAACGAGATAATCAACGCTCAAATAATCGACGTCAGCGTAATAATCGTAACAATTCAGCTGCAAATAATAATGTTGCAACTGATGAAGTTAAAGAGACTACACGCTCTAATCGTCGTACAAAACAAAATAATAATTCATCTAATGCTGCGAATAATATAAAAGCTGATAAAGTCGTTAATGAGGCGGCACAACCACCTAAGCAAAAAGAAGCGAAACCAAGACGTCAACAGCGTGCATTAACGAAGAGTGTTCGTGTTAAAAATAGTGATGTACCTGCTCAAGCTGAAAAAGTGTGTATCCCTACTTTATTATTGCCGATTATTGTTCCTGAAACAGGCGATAATGCTGTAACTAACGATTCACAACCGAAGCGTCAACGAAGAACATCTCGTCATTTGCGTATGAATACACCACGGACTAAACGACGCGGTAAAAATAGCGAATTAAAACAGTCTGCAATGCCATTGCAATTTGCTGCTGCGTCATTAGAGCTTGCATTAGGCCGTGTATCGGTTGATTATAGTCAAGTTAGCCATGATGAATCGCTTAATGCTGTTCCAGTGATCCCTTCACTTTTATTACCAATCGTAATTAAAGATGATGTAGACATCGCTAAAAACGTAGTTGCTAGTGAATCTCAATCAAATATCACAACTCAAGCAAATATTGAGAAATCACCTACAACTCAGGTAACAACAGAATCTACAGCAGATCCTGCAGCGGGTTATTCATCATCAATAATGACTAAGGCTCCAGCTCCGGACTATGTGGAATCTGATAGTGGAATAAAAACACGAGAAGAGTTGGATTATCGTTATGACGGTAAAGGTAATGCTGGTGGATTAAGTGCTCAAGATCATGCTTATGCCGCAGCAAGTAAACCGGTCATACCTGAATAG
- the purB gene encoding adenylosuccinate lyase yields MASHILDFLILGNNFGTSEMRQIWSEQNRLEKQVKVEVALAKAQGELGVIPADVADAIIAKADASKLSLEQLAQEAAKAKHSLMSTINALQKQVGDAGQYIHYGATTQDIVDTATVLQIQQSFDIIERDTKLIAHQLKRLAKQYQYLPMVGRTHGMQALPTTFGFKLAVWLDEFVRHLQRLSEIKQRVLVGNISGAICTYASIGELGPQVENRALTSLGLNTPNIGWQSARDRFSEYASVIALISGSLGKIGNEFYNLMRTEINEVEEPFSDGKIGSTTMPHKRNPAALEGLASLTAPLLKSVALIHESMKVEHERDAMSWRAEWIALPEINLYISAQLQTALAVLKGLKVNADQMLANLKKQNGLLLSEKIMFEIGKRLGKQTAHHLIYENAMQAFEQNRPFKSLLLDDPRLSEQFTESELDNWLNPINYLGSAPQKVDQVIKYAEQSGVLL; encoded by the coding sequence GTGGCATCACATATTTTAGATTTTTTAATTTTAGGCAATAATTTTGGCACTAGCGAAATGCGCCAAATATGGTCTGAACAAAATCGCTTAGAAAAGCAAGTAAAAGTAGAAGTAGCTTTAGCAAAAGCTCAAGGTGAATTAGGTGTAATTCCTGCTGACGTTGCTGATGCAATTATTGCCAAAGCTGATGCATCAAAATTATCACTTGAACAACTTGCTCAAGAAGCAGCCAAAGCGAAACATTCACTGATGTCAACAATCAACGCATTACAAAAACAAGTAGGTGATGCTGGTCAATACATTCATTATGGAGCAACCACCCAAGATATTGTCGATACCGCAACTGTTCTCCAGATACAACAGTCATTTGATATAATTGAACGGGATACCAAATTAATTGCGCATCAATTAAAACGGTTGGCTAAACAATATCAATATTTACCCATGGTAGGTCGCACCCATGGTATGCAAGCATTACCGACAACATTTGGTTTTAAATTAGCGGTTTGGTTAGACGAGTTTGTTCGTCATTTACAGCGTTTATCTGAAATAAAACAAAGAGTTTTAGTCGGTAATATTAGCGGAGCTATTTGCACTTATGCATCAATAGGTGAATTAGGTCCACAAGTGGAAAATCGTGCATTAACTTCACTTGGACTAAATACACCCAATATTGGTTGGCAATCTGCACGAGATCGTTTTTCTGAATACGCATCAGTTATTGCTCTTATTAGCGGTTCGCTTGGCAAAATTGGTAACGAATTTTACAACCTTATGCGAACGGAAATTAATGAAGTGGAAGAGCCATTTTCTGATGGTAAAATTGGTTCGACTACCATGCCTCATAAGCGTAATCCAGCCGCCTTAGAAGGTTTAGCGAGTCTTACCGCGCCTTTATTAAAAAGTGTGGCACTTATTCATGAATCAATGAAAGTTGAACATGAACGTGATGCCATGAGCTGGCGGGCAGAATGGATTGCCCTGCCAGAAATTAATCTTTATATTTCAGCACAACTTCAAACCGCTTTAGCTGTTTTAAAAGGATTAAAAGTCAATGCTGATCAAATGTTAGCTAATTTAAAAAAACAAAATGGCTTACTGTTATCAGAAAAAATAATGTTCGAAATTGGCAAGCGATTAGGAAAACAAACTGCTCACCATTTAATTTATGAAAATGCTATGCAAGCATTTGAACAAAACCGACCATTTAAATCCCTCCTATTGGATGATCCACGTTTAAGTGAACAATTTACCGAGTCTGAACTTGATAATTGGTTAAATCCAATTAATTATCTGGGGTCTGCACCACAAAAAGTCGACCAAGTAATCAAATATGCGGAACAAAGCGGAGTATTATTATGA
- the sapD gene encoding putrescine export ABC transporter ATP-binding protein SapD, giving the protein MALLDIRNLTIEFITADGLLRAIDRVNLKLSEGEIRGLVGESGSGKSLIAKAILGVTNHNWKISADRFHFNDIDLLKLTPKQRRKVISDHISMIFQEPQSCLDPSMKIGQQLIEAIPRRTFKGHWWQRLFWRKHRAVELLHRVGIKDHKEILKSYPFELTEGECQKVMIAIALANQPKLLIADEPTNAMEATTEAQIFRLLASMNQNMGTTILLISHDLQMVTRWTDRINVLYCGQTVEVADSEDLIKSPYHPYTQALIYAIPDFGKAMPHKSPLNTLPGVIPSLEHLPIGCRLGPRCPYAQKKCIQAPELTLIKDHSVACHFPLNTDE; this is encoded by the coding sequence ATGGCATTATTAGACATTCGTAATTTAACTATTGAGTTTATTACTGCTGATGGCCTTTTACGCGCAATTGATCGCGTGAATTTGAAGCTGTCTGAAGGCGAAATTCGAGGTCTAGTTGGCGAGTCTGGTTCTGGTAAAAGCCTTATTGCTAAAGCTATATTAGGTGTGACAAATCATAATTGGAAAATATCTGCTGATCGTTTTCATTTTAATGATATCGATTTACTTAAATTGACACCAAAACAACGTCGAAAAGTCATCAGTGACCATATTTCGATGATTTTCCAAGAACCGCAGTCCTGCTTGGATCCCTCAATGAAAATAGGGCAACAGTTAATCGAGGCTATCCCACGAAGAACCTTTAAAGGACATTGGTGGCAGCGTCTATTTTGGCGTAAACATCGAGCTGTTGAATTATTACATCGTGTTGGAATTAAAGATCATAAAGAAATCCTTAAATCATATCCTTTTGAATTAACGGAAGGTGAATGTCAAAAAGTGATGATTGCAATTGCATTAGCAAACCAACCTAAATTACTTATTGCAGATGAACCAACTAATGCTATGGAAGCAACAACTGAAGCGCAAATCTTCAGGTTATTAGCGAGTATGAATCAGAATATGGGGACGACTATTTTACTTATTAGTCATGATTTACAAATGGTTACTCGCTGGACAGATCGTATCAATGTCCTTTATTGTGGACAAACCGTTGAGGTTGCGGATAGTGAAGATTTAATAAAATCGCCTTATCATCCTTATACTCAGGCATTGATTTATGCCATACCTGATTTTGGTAAAGCCATGCCACATAAAAGTCCATTGAACACGTTACCAGGGGTTATCCCATCATTGGAGCATTTACCTATTGGTTGTCGATTAGGGCCACGTTGTCCTTATGCTCAAAAAAAATGTATCCAAGCACCTGAACTTACTCTGATAAAGGATCATTCTGTGGCTTGCCATTTTCCATTAAATACTGATGAGTAA